AATCGCGATCGATAAAACGGGAGGCCCGCTTCCGCCGGAAACCTTAAAACTTTGCGAAGCATCCGACGCCATCCTATTCGGAAGCGTGGGAGGTCCTAAATGGGAATCTCTTCCTCCGGAAAAACAGCCGGAACGAGGAGCCTTACTTCCGCTACGTAAGCATTTCGATCTATTCGCCAATCTGAGACCTGCAATCATTTACCCCGAATTGAAAAACGCTTCTCCGATCAAAGCGGAGATCATAGGGGAAGGTCTGGACATACTGATCCTACGGGAACTTACTTCGGGAATCTATTTCGGACAACCCAAAGGTCGAGAAGGTTCCGGTGAGGAAGAGTTCGCCTATGACACGATGCGTTATTCCCGTCGTGAGATCGAAAGAGCCGCAAGAGTCGCCTTTGAAGCGGCGCGAAAAAGAAACAATAAAGTCACTAGTATTGATAAAGCGAACGTATTGACAACTTCCGTTTTTTGGAAAGAAGTCGTAATCGATTTGCATAAAAAGGAATTTTCGGACGTCCAACTAGCTCATCTATACGTGGATAACGCAGCGATGCAATTGATCGTAAATCCGAAACAGTTCGACGTGATCCTCTGCGAAAATATGTTTGGAGATATCCTGTCGGACGAGGCATCCATCATTACGGGCTCCATAGGAATGCTTCCCTCGGCTTCGCTCTCCGAAAGCGGATTCGGTCTATACGAACCCTCCGGAGGTTCGGCACCGGACATCGCAGGCAAGGGAATTGCGAACCCGATCGCGCAGATCCTTAGCGCCGCACTGATGCTTCGCTACTCGTTTTCTATGGAGCCGGAAGCGGCTAAAATCGAAAGCGCTGTGCGAAAAGTCATCTCTGAAGGAAAAAGAACCCGCGACATCGCTGAACCGGGAGCGAAAATTCTCGGAACGGAAGAAATCGGAAAAGAAATCGAAAACGCATTGTGAATTTTGCAATTTGTTTAGGACGGTGATAAGATGAAAGGTGGAATCGCCCCTTCCGGCAGACCTTACCAGGTAATCGTAGCGGAAAATTCCAAATTCCAGGCAAAGCAATTGGCTCAGATTCTGGAATCCGAAGGTTATGAAGTCGTTGCCTTCGCGGAAACGGGAAAGGAATTGGTCGACTTATACAAAGAAAACAAAAAGGTCGATCTCATTACTTTGGATCTTCATCTTCCCGTGATGGACGGGTTCGCGGCATTTTACGAAATCAAGGAATTAGGAGTTCTTCCTAGAATCATGGTCGTAACCGACGAAAACACTCCCGCAGTCATCAAGAACCTATCTGATAGCGGCGTAATGGATTATGTGGTCAAACCCATCAAACGGGAAAAGATCCTGGAAAAAGCGAATGCGACCGTCCGCAAGACGATCAAGATCTAGGAATTATTCCAGCCAAATACAATTCAGATTTCTTGCGGTGTCGCCTCTTCTGTGACTGAAATACCTGGAGTTTGCCGTCATCGTGCAGGCTCCGGAGGTTTCCAGAAAGGCTTCTACTCCCAAATTTTTCAGCCGATTCAATAGGAATACTTTCTGTTCCAATAGAAACTTTCCCTCTGTCGGAAGCTGTTTCAAAGCCGTAGGACATTCCTTCCTAAACTGAGACGCCACATCTTCCCCCACCTCGTACTGCTTTCCCGTTGCATAAGGCCCGATATAAAATTGAAGGGATTGGGGATCGAACCCGTATTTTCGGGTAGTCTCTCGGATTGCCGTTTCCGCTACTCCTGCCAAGGTTCCTTTCCAGCCGGAATGTACGATTCCTACCAAGGCCGGATTTCCGTTCCAAAAGAAGACGGGCATACAGTCGGCCGTTTTGATAACCAGCACTTTTCGGGGTTCCGTAGTGTATAAGGCATCTCCCTGCGGAACTGCCCCGGCCTGGATCCGATCCGAATCTACGACGTCGGTTCCATGAACCTGATCTAGAAGAAAAATTCTCTCCTCCGGAATTTCGCTGAAATGAGAAACTCGGGAGCGGATAAATTCGGGATCCGGGGAATAATCGGACAGTTCCCGATTCCCCAAGACGAGAATTCTTAAACTTCGTTTATCTTCCAGATAGAAGCGGTGATCGATCATACTTGACGTCAGGAGGTTCTAGTCTTGTATAGAAAAGAGGGAAAATAATTCGAGCGGGAAACCGACCTCGGAAAAGTTTTTCGCGGACGAACATAGGAATGACGGAAAAAG
The genomic region above belongs to Leptospira fletcheri and contains:
- a CDS encoding response regulator, which gives rise to MKGGIAPSGRPYQVIVAENSKFQAKQLAQILESEGYEVVAFAETGKELVDLYKENKKVDLITLDLHLPVMDGFAAFYEIKELGVLPRIMVVTDENTPAVIKNLSDSGVMDYVVKPIKREKILEKANATVRKTIKI
- the pgeF gene encoding peptidoglycan editing factor PgeF, whose protein sequence is MIDHRFYLEDKRSLRILVLGNRELSDYSPDPEFIRSRVSHFSEIPEERIFLLDQVHGTDVVDSDRIQAGAVPQGDALYTTEPRKVLVIKTADCMPVFFWNGNPALVGIVHSGWKGTLAGVAETAIRETTRKYGFDPQSLQFYIGPYATGKQYEVGEDVASQFRKECPTALKQLPTEGKFLLEQKVFLLNRLKNLGVEAFLETSGACTMTANSRYFSHRRGDTARNLNCIWLE
- the leuB gene encoding 3-isopropylmalate dehydrogenase translates to MKKVAVLAGDGIGPEVMKVAVSVLKKALAKKESEFEFNEAWVGGIAIDKTGGPLPPETLKLCEASDAILFGSVGGPKWESLPPEKQPERGALLPLRKHFDLFANLRPAIIYPELKNASPIKAEIIGEGLDILILRELTSGIYFGQPKGREGSGEEEFAYDTMRYSRREIERAARVAFEAARKRNNKVTSIDKANVLTTSVFWKEVVIDLHKKEFSDVQLAHLYVDNAAMQLIVNPKQFDVILCENMFGDILSDEASIITGSIGMLPSASLSESGFGLYEPSGGSAPDIAGKGIANPIAQILSAALMLRYSFSMEPEAAKIESAVRKVISEGKRTRDIAEPGAKILGTEEIGKEIENAL